GGTCGAGAATAGCTCCGGCTCAAGTTTGGTGATGACGTCCTGGAGCGTGTTCTCGCGGAAGTCGGTCAGGTACATAAATGCCGGAATGCGTGTGGCGAACTTGATCAGCTTCTCCTGAATCTGCTTACGCTTGCTCTTGTATTCCCTCTCCTCGTCCGAGAGTTCCTTCTTCTCTCCGGGCGTGAGGTCGCGCTCGTTGGCCTTGCCCTTCAACTCCTTGACCTTCTCGCTTTTGTTGATGACCGTCTCAAGCACGTTGTCGCCCAGCGTGCGCCAGCCTTCTATGCGCTCCACGGCGGCCAGGGCTTCGGGACTGTCCAGCACGCGGCGCAGGGTGGCATTGTCCACGTTCACTAGCAGGGCGCTTTCCCACTTGCGGGCCAGCAGCGTGGCCGAGGTGCCCGCCATGGCGATGTCGAGGATGCCGCCCGCGTCGATCTGGGTCATGTTCGCGCCGTCAAAAGCCAGCACGGGCAGGAACGACACGAGGTCGCGCACGGCATTCTCCGGGTTGGCTTCGCCCGGCGACAGCCCGACGCCGTACTCGGAAAGCTGCCGCAGAGCCCGCGTGGGTGCGAAGTCGAACACGAAGCAGACCGGCTTGAGGATATCTTCCTCGTTCGGATTGTCGCCGTTGGGGTTCTTGATCGACCACGGCGACTGCACACGAAAGGCCGCCTGGAAGTAGGTCTCAGGCGACTTCAGGTTACGCAGCATCAGGATTGCTGACCACTGCGGCACGGTCACGCCCGTCGTGAGCTTGCCGCACGAGAGCGTGATGGTCTTGGTGTCGAAGCCGCTGCCGATGGCCCTTCTGACGGGCGGCAGCGCATCCAGCCCGATGCCCGCCTGCGCTCCTGCTGCCACAACCACCGTGTAGTCGTGCCAGAAGGTGTTGTGCCGGGCCCCCAACAGGTTCGCCATCGCAAAGCACGCGGCCACGTTCGGCAGGAACCAGAACGAGTGCTGGAGGTAGGGCAACAGGCGCACGTCAGAGTAGGGAAACGGCGGGCGGGTGCCAGTCTTCAGGTGCTCCACGGACGTAGCCAGGTGCTGCCCGCGCAGGATGTCGAGCCACTTCTGAACCTCGTCCTCGTGCCGGAACCGCGCCGCTTCTCCCGTGCCCTCGGCCTCGAAGAAGGCATTCAGGTCGAACTCGTCGAACTCGCCCTCGGTGGCGACCGCCAGCAGCTCGTCGGGCATCTGGTAGGTCAGGAGGCGCAGTTGCGGCAGCGCCCCGTAGGGGTTGCGCTCGCCGGGGCGCTCGCGGGTGAACTTCTCTTTGGCCCGCTGCTCGTCGGTGTAGGTCCAGTTGAAGATCTGCTCTTCGATGAACTCGCCCGTGGAGAGCGCCCGGAATGGGGTGCCCGACAGGTAGAGGTAGGCCCGCGTGGTGATGGGCAGGAACTCGGTCTCGCGGGCTGACAGCACCTCTAAATCTTCGTTCACCGCATCAAGATCGGCTTCGAGCCTGGTCGCCGCTTTGACGACTGCGCTGTCCTCGCCCTCGAAAAGCTCCCTGGCCGTCTCACGCCAGGCGCCGAAATGGTATTCGTCGAACACGACCAAATCCCAGTTGATCGTGTGAATCCATGCGTTGCGCGGCTTGATGTTGCCCGCCTGATCGCGCCCCAGCAGGTCCTGGAATGAGCCGAAATAGACCAGCGGAATATCTGCTGGGACTTCGCGTGGGTCGCCATCGACGTTCCTGGACTGGTATCGCCAGCCGTCGAAATCTACGTGCGATTCCAGGTCGCTCTGCCACGCGTCCTCGACGGCGGGCTTGAACGTCACCACGAGCACCCGGCGAGCGCCGAGTCGTTTCGCCAACTGGTACGTCGTGAAGGTCTTGCCAAAGCGCATCTTCGCGTTCCACAGGAAGCGCGGCACGGCCCCGGCGTCCTCGGCCCAGCGCGACGTGAAGTAGGCGTGCGTCTTTTCCACCGCCTCGGCCTGCTCCCCGCGCATCGGGAAGGTCTCGTGGCGTGCCCCGGTGACCAGCTTGCCCGTCCGCAGTTCGCCCAGCGCGGTCCGCACGTCCGCGACGGTGCAGCGCATCCACTCCAGTTCGGTATTGGCAAAGCCCTTGCGGCGCAGGGCCGCCCGCAGCTCGTGGTCGGAGATGACGCTGCCGTCCGTGCGCGTGGCGTCCTCGTCCAGCTCGATGCGGTAGTTCTTGATGGCCGCCGTCTTGAGCTGTTCGGCCACCCGCTGCCGCACGTCGCGTGTCGTCTGGCCCACCTTGAGCAGCCCCGCGTGCGCCTCGTCGGCGATGCTGTAGGCATAGAGGCGCGGGCGGGCTTCGGGTTTGGGCGGGAGGATTTGCTCGATGGTGGGCTTATCCATTGCCATTGCTATTTTCCATAGGGCGAATCATGGACTCGATGTAGGCTTGCTCGTCTGGTGTGATGCCGTATTTCTCGTAGAGCATTTCATCAGTCCAGATACGGTCCCAGGTCTGCATGGGAACCCACTGGTAGGTGGCATGGGTGGCGTGCTGGGTAATTTTGCGTAACGAGACGAGGAAGCGGAAGAAGCGGGTCATGTAATACGACTGCACGCTCTGTGCTTCGTTCTCGCTGGCAACGGAGAAGAACAGAAAGGACTGAGTACAAACGGAGGGCGAAGGAGCGATGAGCGGTTTGCCCAAAATCTGATGAGGCACCGAATCTCCGCCGTTAAATGCCTGTGGAACA
This genomic interval from Deinococcus planocerae contains the following:
- a CDS encoding restriction endonuclease; protein product: MDKPTIEQILPPKPEARPRLYAYSIADEAHAGLLKVGQTTRDVRQRVAEQLKTAAIKNYRIELDEDATRTDGSVISDHELRAALRRKGFANTELEWMRCTVADVRTALGELRTGKLVTGARHETFPMRGEQAEAVEKTHAYFTSRWAEDAGAVPRFLWNAKMRFGKTFTTYQLAKRLGARRVLVVTFKPAVEDAWQSDLESHVDFDGWRYQSRNVDGDPREVPADIPLVYFGSFQDLLGRDQAGNIKPRNAWIHTINWDLVVFDEYHFGAWRETARELFEGEDSAVVKAATRLEADLDAVNEDLEVLSARETEFLPITTRAYLYLSGTPFRALSTGEFIEEQIFNWTYTDEQRAKEKFTRERPGERNPYGALPQLRLLTYQMPDELLAVATEGEFDEFDLNAFFEAEGTGEAARFRHEDEVQKWLDILRGQHLATSVEHLKTGTRPPFPYSDVRLLPYLQHSFWFLPNVAACFAMANLLGARHNTFWHDYTVVVAAGAQAGIGLDALPPVRRAIGSGFDTKTITLSCGKLTTGVTVPQWSAILMLRNLKSPETYFQAAFRVQSPWSIKNPNGDNPNEEDILKPVCFVFDFAPTRALRQLSEYGVGLSPGEANPENAVRDLVSFLPVLAFDGANMTQIDAGGILDIAMAGTSATLLARKWESALLVNVDNATLRRVLDSPEALAAVERIEGWRTLGDNVLETVINKSEKVKELKGKANERDLTPGEKKELSDEEREYKSKRKQIQEKLIKFATRIPAFMYLTDFRENTLQDVITKLEPELFSTVTGLSVQDFHLLVRLRVFNTEQMNAAVFAFRRYEDASLSYTGLESHQGLRHYGLYDTVVAREDGGISL